In the genome of Victivallis lenta, one region contains:
- a CDS encoding glycoside hydrolase family 4, producing MKQGPKVVVIGAGSYFFGKPVIYNMVHSPILNSGTLALVDTEPAVLETMMKIAERAGTHAGVPLRIIGSTDRREVLEGADFVVLSFSFRNACYRELDTRISRKYGVTMCSGDTIGPGGIFRALRELPEVLRIAQDVRELAPAAWLINFVNPTSVLGIGLMRHAPAVRSFALCDGNHEPYVRLMYLRKLGIIADDSEFTPEVDAKFDLRIAGVNHCTWILECRYDGRDLLPLLLEKTREAARHEYDRAPSPKAKPRLNANYELALMELYGAFPTAASHTKEYVPFFQGYGVTPVTPEPIICFDGYNRADEMAEAWAETEKLATGETPISRLFETGRGDHATDIIESMWGGLGKKFYINSANRGAVANLPDDAFLELRCELDMQGPRPLPAGEMPRGLLGLTHQVLDTHELTVEAAVSCDRKLLLRALATDPIVNNLGDARNIMNELLEAERDHLPAGWSR from the coding sequence ATGAAACAAGGCCCGAAGGTCGTCGTCATCGGGGCCGGCAGCTACTTTTTCGGCAAGCCGGTCATCTACAACATGGTTCACAGCCCGATCCTGAACTCGGGAACGCTCGCGCTGGTCGATACGGAGCCGGCCGTGCTCGAAACCATGATGAAAATCGCGGAGCGCGCCGGAACGCATGCCGGAGTGCCGCTTCGGATCATCGGCTCCACCGACCGGCGCGAAGTTCTGGAGGGAGCCGATTTCGTCGTCCTGTCATTCTCGTTCCGCAACGCCTGCTACCGGGAGCTCGACACGCGGATTTCGCGGAAATACGGCGTAACGATGTGTTCGGGCGATACGATCGGACCGGGCGGAATCTTCCGTGCGCTCCGCGAACTGCCGGAGGTCCTGCGCATTGCGCAGGATGTGCGCGAGCTCGCCCCGGCGGCGTGGCTGATCAACTTCGTGAATCCGACCTCGGTGCTCGGCATCGGCCTGATGCGGCACGCGCCCGCGGTCAGAAGTTTCGCGCTCTGCGACGGGAACCATGAGCCGTACGTCCGCCTGATGTACCTGCGCAAGCTCGGCATCATCGCGGACGACTCGGAATTCACGCCCGAAGTCGACGCGAAATTCGACCTGCGGATCGCCGGAGTCAACCACTGCACCTGGATTCTTGAATGCCGCTACGACGGCCGCGACCTGCTGCCGCTTCTGCTCGAAAAGACCCGCGAAGCCGCCCGGCATGAGTACGACCGCGCCCCGTCGCCGAAGGCGAAGCCGCGGCTGAACGCGAATTACGAGCTTGCGCTGATGGAGCTTTACGGCGCATTCCCGACCGCCGCGAGCCATACGAAGGAGTACGTTCCGTTCTTCCAGGGCTACGGCGTCACGCCGGTCACGCCGGAGCCGATCATCTGCTTCGACGGTTACAACCGTGCCGACGAGATGGCCGAAGCGTGGGCCGAAACCGAAAAACTCGCAACCGGCGAGACGCCGATCTCCAGGCTTTTCGAAACCGGGCGCGGCGACCACGCCACCGACATCATCGAATCGATGTGGGGCGGTCTCGGCAAGAAATTCTACATCAACTCCGCGAACCGCGGGGCGGTGGCGAATCTGCCGGACGATGCGTTTCTCGAACTGCGCTGCGAGCTCGACATGCAGGGGCCCCGGCCGCTGCCGGCGGGAGAAATGCCGCGCGGCCTCCTCGGGCTCACGCACCAGGTGCTCGATACGCATGAACTGACCGTCGAGGCCGCCGTCAGCTGCGACCGGAAGCTTCTGCTGCGCGCGCTGGCGACCGATCCGATCGTGAACAACCTCGGCGACGCCCGGAATATCATGAACGAGCTTCTCGAAGCCGAACGCGACCATCTGCCCGCCGGCTGGAGCCGGTGA
- a CDS encoding helix-turn-helix domain-containing protein → MIREAVYRPTLEGSVAAPLRARSTGHYRIEDPCWEEEPRRKTFLELFWCTAGEGTFVAETGTWHLRPGDVFFYFPGDVHRISAQTVPWEYYWMTCDGAHLDEVIAGFELERRTHPAGKAPRDLFARLGLELRDLTRSGEYRAGATAYEILSLGCCRGDENIPDGAVETFQQLVEERFDDPSLTIGSIAGELGIHRSTLARLVRRRTGISPVEYLVSRRIQEAAGLLAGTGLSVKEVAAAAGCTDPNYLAKLLKRRLGRTPTELRNEGR, encoded by the coding sequence ATGATTCGAGAAGCCGTTTACCGCCCGACGCTGGAGGGCTCCGTCGCCGCGCCGCTGCGGGCACGTTCCACAGGGCATTACCGGATCGAAGACCCGTGCTGGGAGGAAGAGCCGCGCCGGAAGACGTTCCTCGAACTCTTCTGGTGTACGGCGGGAGAAGGAACTTTTGTCGCGGAAACCGGCACATGGCACCTGCGCCCCGGCGACGTGTTTTTCTATTTTCCGGGCGATGTGCACCGGATTTCGGCACAGACGGTGCCGTGGGAGTATTACTGGATGACCTGCGACGGAGCCCACCTCGACGAGGTCATCGCCGGATTCGAACTCGAACGGCGGACGCATCCGGCCGGAAAGGCGCCGCGCGATCTCTTTGCCCGGCTCGGCCTCGAATTGCGCGACCTGACCCGGAGCGGCGAATACCGGGCCGGGGCGACGGCGTATGAAATTCTGTCGCTCGGCTGCTGCCGCGGCGATGAAAATATTCCGGACGGCGCAGTCGAAACCTTTCAGCAACTGGTGGAGGAGCGCTTCGACGACCCGTCGCTGACGATCGGCTCCATCGCCGGAGAACTCGGCATCCACCGCTCGACGCTGGCCCGCCTGGTTCGGCGGCGGACCGGGATTTCTCCGGTCGAATATCTGGTCTCGCGCCGGATTCAGGAGGCGGCCGGACTGCTGGCCGGAACCGGGCTGTCGGTCAAGGAGGTCGCCGCCGCCGCCGGCTGCACCGACCCGAATTACCTTGCGAAGCTGCTGAAGCGACGGCTCGGCCGGACGCCGACCGAACTGCGGAACGAAGGACGGTGA
- a CDS encoding sugar phosphate isomerase/epimerase family protein has translation MHTLPVSHFLHFEQLENDQLGKFFDSCAADGAECLSLTPPELERLAAEPLRIRLLQTESARTGIRFLNAHAPYGDGWDLNCPDPVRRPELLAGQKRFFEICASLGVETVTLHIGTNDSGRPADELRNRARESLAELLPAAEARGLVLAIENTLFPTDTPDELLGVLAAFRSPSLGICFDAGHANLMDGTPGKHSDRMVEWIRRRWRGNVRFETDTLASLLPHIVTCHLHDNHGFDDEHLLAGDGTIDWPALFGRLAGAPRLRSLQNEANMAACRIAPRRAVERFRALGRREARLHA, from the coding sequence CAGCTTGAAAACGACCAGCTCGGCAAATTTTTCGACTCCTGCGCCGCAGACGGCGCGGAGTGTCTGTCGCTGACCCCGCCGGAGCTCGAACGGCTGGCGGCGGAGCCGCTCCGCATCCGGCTGCTGCAAACCGAAAGCGCCCGGACCGGCATCCGTTTCCTGAACGCCCATGCGCCGTATGGGGATGGCTGGGATTTGAACTGTCCCGACCCGGTTCGCCGCCCGGAACTGCTCGCCGGGCAGAAGCGCTTTTTCGAAATCTGCGCTTCGCTCGGCGTCGAAACCGTCACATTGCATATCGGGACCAACGACAGCGGCCGCCCGGCTGATGAGCTGCGGAACCGGGCGCGCGAATCGCTTGCCGAATTGCTGCCGGCCGCCGAAGCGCGCGGACTTGTCCTGGCGATCGAAAACACGCTGTTTCCGACCGATACGCCGGACGAGCTGCTGGGGGTTCTGGCCGCATTCCGTTCACCGTCGCTCGGCATCTGCTTCGATGCCGGGCACGCGAACCTCATGGACGGCACGCCCGGCAAGCACTCCGACAGGATGGTCGAGTGGATCCGGCGCCGCTGGCGCGGGAACGTCCGGTTCGAAACCGACACGCTTGCTTCGCTGCTGCCGCACATCGTGACCTGCCATCTGCACGACAACCACGGTTTTGACGACGAACACCTGCTGGCGGGCGACGGGACGATCGACTGGCCGGCGCTGTTCGGGCGGCTGGCCGGGGCTCCGCGCCTCCGGTCGCTCCAGAACGAAGCGAATATGGCCGCCTGCCGGATCGCGCCGCGCCGTGCCGTGGAACGCTTCCGGGCGCTCGGGCGAAGAGAGGCGCGCCTGCACGCATAA